In a genomic window of Bacteroidales bacterium:
- a CDS encoding carboxypeptidase-like regulatory domain-containing protein, with product MNLFHYIQGKRKGKAAHRIEREAMQDPFLAEALEGYDVVPGEHSTAIERMQQQVMHSGPSKSRSILLWTSMAASILLISGIGWYLLRSDSSDIPTLSILDSIPQSESPAPAKSILQLESESHPDVQLKKSVPPSASSPVLNIVEDMSVTDDQLALEEEIVVAEVSDSFDKEKSELSDEVVVVASGKQKKENVIDAVTSINPEDMKAPSRDLTIEQAGRVAGKIVYQRSNESDSDNADFFIRGLKTFKADSGALVLVDGLKSDLSQVDPADVESFALLKDTSATALYGVRGANEVILITTKQANLPASARIRDTVKNASESVTGKIMANTEKRSILTDKGLLKVRGKVVDELGEALPGVSIVSADQKTGTVTNIDGEFALTVPDSTTILASFIGYELRQMKADTSMLIALHESETQLDEVVVVAFGTQRKKSVIGSTEKVSSKKEKEEQAVIPEPVIGKRAWKKYLEKELIRPTDEVCANIKGKVVVRFYVNESGRPYNLQVIESLCHTSDQEAVRLINNGSNWTVGNAYVDVEVIF from the coding sequence ATGAATTTGTTTCATTACATACAGGGAAAGCGAAAAGGAAAGGCAGCCCATCGTATCGAGCGGGAAGCCATGCAGGATCCTTTTCTTGCCGAAGCACTGGAAGGATATGATGTTGTTCCCGGAGAACATAGTACTGCCATAGAACGCATGCAGCAACAGGTCATGCACTCCGGACCATCAAAAAGCAGGAGCATTTTATTATGGACCAGTATGGCGGCAAGTATTTTACTTATTTCGGGTATCGGCTGGTATTTGTTACGTTCCGATTCTTCCGATATTCCTACGCTTTCGATATTGGATTCAATACCACAGAGCGAATCTCCTGCGCCGGCCAAAAGCATTCTCCAATTAGAATCGGAATCACATCCTGATGTACAACTAAAAAAGTCCGTTCCTCCCTCCGCCTCATCTCCGGTGCTCAATATAGTGGAAGATATGTCGGTGACTGATGATCAGTTAGCATTGGAAGAAGAAATAGTTGTTGCTGAAGTATCAGATTCTTTTGATAAGGAGAAATCTGAATTATCAGATGAAGTTGTGGTTGTGGCATCCGGAAAACAAAAAAAGGAAAACGTCATCGATGCGGTAACATCAATTAATCCCGAAGACATGAAAGCGCCTTCCCGCGACCTTACCATTGAACAGGCAGGACGGGTAGCCGGAAAAATCGTTTACCAGCGTAGCAATGAATCTGACTCCGATAATGCTGACTTCTTTATACGTGGTCTCAAGACGTTCAAGGCCGATTCCGGCGCTTTGGTACTGGTTGACGGATTGAAAAGTGACTTGAGTCAGGTAGATCCTGCCGATGTTGAAAGTTTCGCGCTGCTGAAGGATACCTCAGCAACAGCCTTGTATGGTGTAAGAGGTGCCAACGAAGTGATACTGATAACGACTAAACAGGCTAATCTTCCGGCATCAGCCCGAATACGCGATACGGTTAAAAATGCCTCCGAATCTGTTACTGGTAAAATAATGGCCAATACAGAAAAGAGATCCATCTTAACAGATAAAGGTCTATTAAAGGTACGGGGAAAAGTGGTGGATGAATTGGGAGAAGCACTACCCGGAGTAAGCATTGTTTCTGCAGATCAAAAAACAGGTACTGTTACAAATATTGATGGTGAATTTGCATTAACCGTACCAGATAGTACCACAATTCTGGCAAGTTTTATCGGATATGAACTCCGGCAAATGAAAGCCGACACTTCCATGCTAATAGCTCTGCATGAATCCGAAACTCAATTGGATGAAGTAGTAGTGGTGGCATTCGGTACTCAGAGGAAAAAATCGGTGATAGGCTCTACGGAAAAGGTCTCTTCAAAAAAGGAAAAAGAGGAACAAGCAGTCATTCCGGAACCAGTAATTGGAAAACGAGCCTGGAAAAAATACCTTGAAAAAGAATTGATACGTCCCACTGATGAAGTGTGCGCTAACATTAAAGGAAAAGTAGTGGTCCGTTTTTATGTAAACGAATCCGGCCGGCCATACAACTTACAGGTTATTGAAAGTTTATGCCATACTTCTGATCAGGAAGCCGTACGTCTCATCAATAATGGAAGTAATTGGACGGTAGGGAATGCTTATGTTGATGTAGAAGTAATTTTTTAG
- a CDS encoding NAD-dependent epimerase/dehydratase family protein encodes MENICIIGGSGFIGTRLIGLLKQDSNYSLLNIDKKDSLFYPEITTVADVREKNRLEELLKGQDIVILLAAEHRDDVAPVSLYYDVNVEGTLNVLHAMEKCGVKKIIFTSSVAVYGLNKNNPNEEHSTDPFNHYGKTKFQAEEHLRAWYRNESDQKMLTIIRPTVVFGERNRGNVYNLLKQIASGLFLKIGHCNNKKSMAYVENIVNFMQYTIESKQTGYCLYNYADKPDLTTNELIDVVGKSLGRKIPSIKLPYWLGMFGGYCFDLLSKITSKKLSISSVRVKKFCATTQFDASKVRDLGFSAPYTLSEGLERTIKFEFLHEKVDDITFISE; translated from the coding sequence ATGGAAAATATTTGTATTATTGGTGGATCTGGGTTTATTGGAACTAGACTTATAGGGTTACTAAAACAGGATAGTAATTATTCTCTTTTGAATATTGATAAAAAGGATAGTCTTTTTTACCCAGAGATTACGACTGTTGCGGATGTTCGAGAAAAGAATAGGCTTGAAGAGTTATTAAAAGGACAAGATATAGTAATATTACTTGCCGCAGAACATCGTGATGATGTGGCTCCAGTATCACTTTATTATGATGTTAACGTAGAAGGGACTCTTAATGTTCTCCATGCAATGGAAAAATGTGGTGTGAAAAAAATTATATTTACTAGTTCTGTCGCGGTATATGGATTGAATAAAAATAATCCAAATGAGGAACATTCAACTGACCCATTCAATCATTACGGTAAAACAAAGTTTCAGGCTGAAGAACATTTACGAGCATGGTATAGAAATGAGAGTGATCAAAAAATGTTAACAATTATAAGGCCTACTGTTGTTTTTGGTGAACGTAACAGGGGAAATGTTTATAATTTATTAAAACAAATTGCTTCAGGATTATTTTTGAAAATAGGTCATTGCAATAATAAAAAATCAATGGCTTATGTTGAAAATATTGTTAATTTTATGCAATATACAATTGAAAGCAAACAAACAGGGTATTGTCTTTATAATTATGCTGACAAACCTGATCTAACTACAAATGAATTAATAGATGTAGTTGGGAAATCTTTGGGGCGAAAAATTCCCTCAATAAAGTTACCTTATTGGTTAGGAATGTTTGGAGGGTATTGTTTTGATCTCTTGTCGAAGATAACTTCAAAAAAGCTTTCAATAAGCAGTGTTCGAGTAAAAAAATTCTGTGCAACAACTCAATTTGATGCATCTAAAGTTCGTGATTTGGGTTTTAGTGCTCCATATACTTTATCGGAAGGTCTAGAACGGACGATTAAATTTGAGTTTTTACACGAAAAAGTTGATGATATCACATTTATTTCAGAATAG
- a CDS encoding O-antigen ligase family protein, translated as MAIPIAFYLRFQDKKEITIVELCLGVLLPVIFTVLTGARIGLVIIPFLLFFAYFFYCRLKPILKWGLVGLGVIILCLFIYKFPKVDDRFQDPIRKDLRTIAVEAIKEKPILGWGTRYVSPLIRSEDTKELLGIETPYSFNQFHNQYLENMVQFGIPGILILLLLFGWMLYLSIRYKDYLLLSLLTIYVLFFWTESALFTFKGIVPFTFWLCFLVATQKQRLGDRNEKLNEQVNQ; from the coding sequence ATGGCTATACCCATTGCTTTTTATTTACGATTTCAGGATAAAAAAGAAATTACGATCGTTGAATTGTGTTTGGGTGTTCTGTTACCCGTTATATTTACTGTGCTAACCGGAGCACGAATAGGATTGGTGATTATTCCGTTCCTGTTATTTTTCGCTTATTTCTTCTATTGTAGGCTAAAACCCATTCTTAAATGGGGATTGGTTGGTTTAGGTGTGATTATTCTTTGTCTGTTCATCTACAAATTTCCAAAAGTAGACGACCGCTTTCAGGATCCTATTCGCAAGGATTTAAGGACTATAGCCGTAGAAGCTATTAAGGAAAAACCCATATTGGGCTGGGGAACTCGTTATGTTAGCCCGTTAATCCGGTCTGAAGACACAAAAGAACTATTAGGGATTGAAACACCATATTCTTTTAATCAGTTTCATAACCAATATCTGGAGAATATGGTACAATTCGGGATTCCCGGAATTCTTATTCTTCTTTTGTTGTTCGGATGGATGTTATATCTGTCCATTCGATACAAAGACTATTTGTTATTATCACTCCTGACTATTTATGTTTTATTTTTTTGGACGGAATCAGCGTTATTTACCTTCAAGGGGATTGTCCCGTTTACTTTTTGGTTATGCTTTTTGGTGGCGACACAAAAACAACGATTGGGAGACCGTAACGAAAAGTTAAATGAACAGGTCAATCAATAA
- a CDS encoding sigma-70 family RNA polymerase sigma factor — MMFFKHKVSNISDEELLRLFVTTGRTEYFGQLYHRYIPLVYGLSLKYLRHAEKAEDAVMQLYEELSHKIARYEIKQFKTWLYRVAKNHCLQILRREKQEISIDFDVPVMESESFLHLFNENIDEERFQALQGCLKQLPEPQRISVTQFFLEEMSYADIVDVTGYQLKSVKSYIQNGKRNLKICIEKKMAG, encoded by the coding sequence ATGATGTTCTTCAAACACAAAGTATCCAACATATCTGATGAAGAACTGTTGAGGCTTTTTGTCACGACCGGCCGTACGGAATATTTCGGACAGCTATATCACCGGTACATTCCGCTGGTATACGGACTGTCGTTGAAATATCTGCGGCATGCTGAAAAAGCCGAGGATGCAGTCATGCAATTGTATGAAGAACTTTCTCACAAAATTGCCAGGTATGAAATCAAACAATTTAAGACTTGGTTGTATCGTGTAGCAAAAAACCATTGTTTACAAATATTGAGGAGAGAAAAACAGGAAATCTCCATTGATTTTGATGTTCCGGTTATGGAATCGGAATCATTTTTGCATCTATTTAATGAAAATATAGATGAAGAACGTTTTCAGGCACTTCAGGGATGTTTGAAACAATTACCCGAACCGCAGCGTATCTCTGTTACCCAATTCTTTTTGGAGGAGATGTCATATGCCGATATCGTGGATGTTACCGGATATCAGTTGAAAAGTGTCAAGAGTTATATCCAGAATGGAAAACGGAATTTGAAGATTTGTATTGAAAAAAAAATGGCCGGATGA
- a CDS encoding glycosyltransferase family 4 protein, producing the protein MSKERFGLNKPRLWIVSELFYPEQSSTAAILTEIAESMSLTRDVHVLCGPKGYESVNYTKSDDHLPGITIHRINIFNFNKNIFWKRIVRMIGISMALCLCFLFKARKRENVLIVTNPALLLIFFTWIARLKKSNLSILVHDIFPENSIAAGIISKKTSILYRFLLKIFNRSYRRANRLIAIGSDMAEVLEKKIRKKNKKTVEIIVIPNWSDIDKIKPIPKDDTHLKRWGVENKFVFLFAGNMGRVQGLNKLSEIIDKVKNPLVYFIFLGEGAYKERLKELTKDNLNVMIGESFSRDQQEVFLNSCQVALISLSPNMYGLGVPSKFYNILAAAKPILYIGESGSEIDRYILKYNIGWSFSDYDDELVQFFNNVDERYFDIAFQLGVNARICAENIFSKKKIMKQFDTVL; encoded by the coding sequence ATGTCAAAAGAAAGGTTTGGTTTGAATAAACCAAGATTGTGGATTGTTTCTGAATTGTTTTATCCGGAACAATCATCAACAGCAGCTATTTTGACCGAGATCGCTGAATCAATGAGCCTAACCAGAGATGTTCATGTATTATGTGGACCTAAAGGCTATGAATCTGTAAATTACACTAAATCTGATGATCATTTACCTGGAATAACTATTCATAGAATTAATATCTTCAATTTTAATAAAAATATCTTTTGGAAACGAATTGTTAGAATGATAGGAATAAGTATGGCCCTTTGCTTATGTTTTCTATTTAAAGCTCGAAAAAGAGAAAATGTTTTAATAGTCACAAATCCTGCATTACTTTTGATTTTTTTTACATGGATTGCCCGTTTGAAAAAAAGTAACTTATCCATTTTAGTTCATGATATATTTCCGGAAAATTCGATTGCTGCAGGAATTATTTCAAAAAAAACTTCCATATTGTATCGATTTTTATTAAAAATATTTAATCGATCCTACAGAAGGGCCAATAGACTAATTGCAATAGGTTCGGATATGGCTGAAGTTTTAGAAAAAAAAATTAGGAAGAAAAATAAAAAAACTGTAGAAATCATTGTTATTCCCAATTGGAGTGATATAGATAAGATAAAGCCAATTCCAAAAGATGACACCCATCTGAAAAGATGGGGAGTAGAAAATAAATTTGTATTTCTTTTTGCTGGGAATATGGGGAGGGTTCAAGGACTTAATAAATTATCGGAAATTATTGATAAAGTGAAAAATCCATTGGTTTATTTTATTTTTTTGGGTGAAGGGGCTTATAAAGAAAGACTAAAAGAGTTAACGAAAGATAATCTTAATGTTATGATTGGTGAGTCATTTTCTCGAGATCAACAGGAAGTATTTTTAAATTCATGTCAGGTGGCTTTGATATCTTTATCCCCAAATATGTATGGACTTGGTGTCCCTTCAAAATTTTATAATATATTAGCAGCAGCAAAACCGATATTATATATTGGAGAATCTGGAAGTGAAATTGATAGATATATTCTGAAATATAATATTGGATGGTCATTTAGTGATTATGATGATGAGTTAGTGCAGTTTTTTAACAATGTTGATGAAAGGTACTTTGATATAGCTTTTCAATTAGGTGTGAATGCACGTATTTGTGCAGAAAACATTTTTTCGAAGAAGAAGATTATGAAACAATTTGATACAGTTTTATAA
- a CDS encoding endonuclease/exonuclease/phosphatase family protein: MARILLSICVCLVCTGLSAQKKQEIRVASYNLRMDTSRDGINAWPNRKDHVNALILYHDFDIFGTQEGFIHQLKDILETGIYSYSGGGRDDGKEAGEHSAIFYKKDRFKLLDSGNFWLNETPDKPGVGWDATCCNRICSWVKLKDNHTRKEFYFFNVHFDHQGVEARKESGKLMVKKIQEIAGKSPVICTGDFNSTPETEQIKAMQTLLNDAYDVTVMPPYGPVGTFNSFKFDAPMKSRIDYIFVSKQFTVLKYAVLTDAKDQRYPSDHQPVVADLKF, translated from the coding sequence ATGGCAAGAATTTTATTATCGATCTGCGTATGCCTGGTGTGTACCGGGTTATCCGCACAGAAGAAACAGGAAATACGGGTGGCCAGTTATAACCTGCGTATGGATACCTCCAGAGATGGCATTAATGCATGGCCCAACAGGAAAGATCATGTAAATGCATTAATCTTGTATCATGACTTTGATATTTTCGGTACCCAGGAAGGTTTTATCCATCAATTGAAAGATATCCTCGAAACCGGGATTTATTCTTATTCGGGAGGCGGCCGTGATGACGGGAAAGAAGCCGGGGAACATTCGGCCATCTTTTATAAAAAAGACCGGTTCAAGTTGTTGGATTCCGGTAATTTCTGGCTGAATGAGACGCCCGACAAACCGGGAGTAGGCTGGGATGCTACCTGCTGTAACCGGATCTGTTCCTGGGTGAAACTGAAAGACAATCATACACGCAAAGAATTTTATTTTTTCAATGTTCATTTTGATCATCAGGGAGTGGAAGCTCGCAAAGAATCCGGAAAACTGATGGTGAAAAAAATACAGGAAATTGCAGGAAAATCTCCGGTGATTTGTACGGGCGACTTCAATTCAACACCCGAAACCGAGCAGATAAAAGCCATGCAGACATTATTGAACGATGCCTATGACGTAACTGTAATGCCTCCTTATGGTCCGGTAGGAACATTCAATAGTTTTAAATTCGATGCACCTATGAAGAGCCGTATTGATTATATTTTTGTCAGTAAACAGTTTACAGTACTTAAATATGCCGTCCTGACGGATGCTAAAGACCAACGTTATCCGTCCGACCATCAACCGGTAGTGGCCGATTTGAAATTTTAG
- a CDS encoding polysaccharide biosynthesis protein, which translates to MFTDKILLITGGTGSFGNAVLKRFLNTDIREIRIFSRDEKKQDDMRHQLQSNKVKFYIGDVRDKRSIDGAMDGVDYIFHAAALKQVPSCEFFPMQAVRTNVLGTENVLDSAIQHGVKRVVVLSTDKACYPINAMGISKAMMEKVAIAKARSLGNNAETIISCTRYGNVMASRGSVIPLFVNQIKDEKDLTITDPNMTRFMMTLDDAVDLVLYAFQNGNNGDLFVQKAPAATIEVLAQALITLYKTESKIKVIGTRHGEKLYETLVTREEMAKSESLEKYFRIPCDARDLNYDQYFVEGQEKVSIIDDYHSHNTYQLSIDEMKQLLLKLSFIADDIKFN; encoded by the coding sequence ATGTTTACTGATAAAATTCTTTTGATTACCGGAGGAACAGGATCTTTTGGGAATGCAGTGCTTAAACGCTTCTTAAATACAGATATAAGAGAAATCCGTATATTTTCCCGTGATGAAAAAAAACAGGATGATATGCGTCATCAGCTTCAAAGTAATAAAGTGAAATTCTATATTGGAGATGTTCGAGATAAACGTTCCATTGATGGGGCTATGGATGGAGTGGATTATATCTTCCATGCAGCAGCACTTAAACAGGTCCCATCTTGTGAGTTTTTCCCTATGCAGGCTGTACGTACCAATGTATTAGGTACGGAAAATGTACTTGATTCAGCGATACAACATGGAGTGAAACGTGTCGTCGTGTTAAGTACAGATAAAGCATGTTATCCAATCAATGCCATGGGAATTTCGAAAGCAATGATGGAAAAAGTAGCTATTGCTAAGGCCCGATCTCTTGGCAATAATGCTGAAACTATAATTTCCTGTACCCGTTATGGGAATGTAATGGCCAGCAGAGGTTCGGTCATTCCTTTGTTTGTCAATCAGATAAAAGATGAAAAAGATTTAACCATAACAGATCCGAATATGACTCGTTTCATGATGACATTAGATGATGCGGTAGATCTTGTTTTGTATGCTTTTCAAAATGGAAACAATGGGGATCTTTTTGTCCAAAAAGCACCGGCTGCAACCATTGAGGTATTGGCACAAGCATTAATTACATTATATAAGACAGAAAGCAAGATAAAAGTTATTGGTACAAGACATGGAGAAAAGCTTTATGAAACGCTTGTTACCAGGGAAGAAATGGCTAAATCAGAGAGCCTGGAAAAATATTTCAGGATTCCATGTGACGCAAGGGACTTAAATTATGACCAATATTTTGTTGAGGGACAGGAGAAAGTATCTATTATAGACGATTATCATTCCCATAATACATATCAGTTAAGTATAGATGAGATGAAACAATTACTATTAAAGTTGTCTTTTATTGCTGATGATATAAAATTTAACTGA
- the fumC gene encoding class II fumarate hydratase — protein sequence MEYRIEKDTMGEVKVPIDAYYGAQTQRSVENFKIARDINRMPKEIIKAFGYLKKAAALTNFEAGVLPKEKCDLIGKVCDEIQEGKLDDYFPLVVWQTGSGTQSNMNVNEVVAYRGHVLHGGKLTDKEKFLQPNDDVNKSQSSNDTFPTAMHIAAYKMLLETTIPGIEKLRNTLAEKSKQFMKVVKIGRTHFMDATPLTVGQEISGYVAQLDHGLKAIKNTLPHLSELALGGTAVGTGINTPENYAENVAQKIAELTGLPFVTAPNKFESLAAHDAIVEAHGALKTVAVSLMKIANDIRMLSSGPRSGIGELHIPDNEPGSSIMPGKVNPTQCEALTMIAAQVMGNDVAINIGGATGHFELNVFKPMMIYNFLHSARLIGEGCVSFNDKCAVGIEPIEANIKKHLDNSLMLVTALNPKIGYYKAAEIAQKAHKEGKTLKEKAVELGYLTAEEFDQWVDPSKMVGKIN from the coding sequence ATGGAATATCGCATAGAAAAAGACACGATGGGCGAAGTAAAAGTACCTATCGATGCTTATTATGGTGCACAGACACAACGAAGTGTGGAGAATTTTAAAATCGCCCGCGACATTAACCGGATGCCTAAAGAGATCATTAAGGCTTTCGGTTATTTAAAAAAAGCCGCTGCGTTAACCAATTTCGAGGCCGGAGTATTGCCGAAAGAAAAATGTGATTTAATTGGTAAAGTTTGTGACGAAATCCAGGAAGGTAAACTGGATGATTACTTTCCATTAGTTGTATGGCAAACCGGAAGCGGAACACAGAGCAATATGAATGTAAATGAAGTGGTAGCATACCGTGGTCATGTTCTTCACGGAGGAAAGCTTACCGACAAAGAAAAGTTTCTGCAACCCAATGATGATGTAAACAAATCCCAGTCATCCAATGATACTTTTCCGACAGCTATGCATATTGCTGCCTATAAAATGTTACTGGAAACCACGATCCCGGGCATCGAAAAACTCAGGAACACACTCGCTGAAAAAAGCAAGCAGTTCATGAAGGTGGTGAAGATTGGCCGTACGCATTTTATGGATGCCACTCCTTTGACTGTCGGACAGGAGATCAGCGGTTATGTAGCCCAGCTGGATCATGGATTAAAAGCCATTAAAAATACGCTTCCTCATCTTTCGGAACTGGCTTTGGGAGGAACAGCTGTAGGTACGGGAATCAATACCCCTGAAAACTATGCCGAAAATGTGGCCCAAAAGATAGCCGAACTGACCGGACTTCCATTTGTTACGGCACCTAATAAATTCGAATCATTGGCAGCTCATGATGCGATTGTTGAAGCACATGGTGCTTTAAAAACCGTAGCTGTCAGCCTGATGAAGATTGCGAATGATATCCGTATGTTGAGTTCAGGTCCCCGTTCAGGTATCGGAGAATTACATATTCCGGATAATGAACCGGGATCATCCATTATGCCGGGAAAGGTAAATCCTACCCAATGTGAAGCGCTGACCATGATCGCTGCACAAGTCATGGGTAATGACGTGGCTATCAATATCGGCGGTGCTACCGGGCATTTTGAGCTGAATGTATTCAAACCCATGATGATCTATAATTTCCTGCACAGTGCCCGCCTGATCGGAGAAGGATGTGTCAGCTTCAACGATAAATGCGCTGTAGGAATTGAACCCATCGAAGCCAATATCAAAAAACATCTGGATAACTCATTAATGCTGGTAACTGCCTTGAATCCGAAAATAGGCTATTACAAAGCAGCTGAAATTGCCCAGAAAGCACATAAAGAAGGAAAAACATTAAAAGAAAAAGCAGTGGAGCTGGGTTACCTCACTGCAGAAGAATTCGATCAATGGGTAGATCCATCTAAAATGGTCGGAAAAATAAATTAA
- a CDS encoding NAD-dependent epimerase/dehydratase family protein: protein MKKVGITGQAGFIGTYLFNYLKIKEEIEVVPFKDTYFDNPDLLNDFVAKCDVIVHLAAVNRCDDQEKLYQTNINLVHQLINALDRMQVTPHIIFSSSIQEERDNLYGKSKHKGRELFSLWARQHQSLFTGLVIPNVFGPFGTPYYNSVVATFCYQLTHGQVPIIDTDGVLQLIYVGELVECIYQVIFSNKSQEELLIPPSVKKKVSQVLELLNIYKEQYYINGIIPDLLSSFKLNLFNTFRSYIDIKKYFPSLLQENKDERGSFVEAIKLYAGGQVSYSVTKPGITRGNHYHTRKIERFIIIQGSARIQIRKIGTSEILEFHVSHEVPTYIDMPIWYTHNITNVGQGNLLTLFWINEQFDPNDSDTYFEPV from the coding sequence ATGAAGAAAGTAGGTATTACCGGGCAGGCAGGATTTATTGGAACTTATCTTTTTAATTACCTGAAAATAAAAGAGGAAATTGAAGTTGTTCCATTTAAAGATACTTATTTTGATAATCCGGACCTGTTAAATGATTTTGTGGCTAAATGTGATGTAATAGTTCATTTAGCCGCAGTTAATCGGTGTGATGATCAGGAAAAACTTTACCAAACAAATATAAATCTTGTTCACCAGTTAATTAATGCATTAGATAGGATGCAAGTTACTCCTCATATTATATTTTCTTCATCTATACAGGAAGAAAGAGATAATTTGTATGGAAAATCAAAACATAAAGGCCGGGAACTTTTCAGTTTATGGGCCAGACAACATCAATCATTATTTACCGGACTCGTTATTCCAAATGTTTTTGGTCCTTTTGGTACTCCTTATTATAATTCAGTAGTTGCCACTTTTTGCTATCAATTAACTCATGGACAGGTACCTATAATAGATACAGATGGTGTGTTACAACTTATTTATGTTGGAGAGTTGGTTGAGTGTATATACCAGGTTATTTTCTCAAATAAGAGTCAGGAAGAATTACTTATACCCCCTTCTGTTAAAAAGAAAGTATCTCAAGTATTAGAACTCCTGAACATTTATAAAGAACAATATTATATTAACGGGATAATCCCTGATCTATTATCTTCGTTCAAATTGAATTTGTTTAACACATTTCGTTCATATATTGATATCAAAAAATATTTTCCAAGTCTGTTACAGGAAAACAAAGACGAACGAGGATCATTTGTAGAAGCTATAAAGCTATATGCGGGTGGACAGGTTTCATATTCAGTAACAAAACCTGGAATTACCCGGGGAAATCACTACCATACACGTAAAATAGAACGTTTCATTATAATTCAAGGAAGTGCAAGAATTCAGATTCGTAAAATTGGAACAAGTGAAATTTTAGAATTTCATGTTTCACATGAAGTTCCTACATATATAGATATGCCTATTTGGTATACCCATAACATTACTAACGTTGGTCAAGGCAATCTTTTAACATTATTTTGGATAAATGAACAGTTTGATCCGAATGATTCTGATACGTATTTTGAGCCAGTTTAG
- the wecB gene encoding UDP-N-acetylglucosamine 2-epimerase (non-hydrolyzing) produces MKKLKVITVVGTRPEIIRLSRVLIKLDLSPVIEHVLIHTGQNYDYELNQIFFDDLGLRMPDYFLDAAGSNAVETIGHILIKIDPILEKEKPDAFLVLGDTNSCLCAIPAKKRHIPIFHMEAGNRCFDQRVPEETNRKIVDHISDINLTYSSIARAYLLNEGFPADRIIKTGSPMFEVLHNYMPKIKTSTILTDLNLNEKEYFVVSAHREENIADIQNFKNLIVALNLIVEKYKFPIIVSTHPRTRKVIENQKIQFDPLIRLMKPLSLSDYISLQVNAKAVLSDSGTISEEASILGFSALNIREAHERPEAMEEAAVMMVGLNPERIIQGLFQLENDSNTEFQKVSDYNIPNVSDKIVRIILSYTDYVKRKVWFE; encoded by the coding sequence ATGAAAAAATTGAAGGTAATAACAGTTGTAGGAACGCGTCCGGAAATAATCCGATTATCACGGGTTCTGATCAAATTAGATTTGTCCCCGGTTATTGAACATGTGCTGATACATACAGGACAAAATTATGACTATGAGTTGAATCAGATTTTTTTTGATGACTTAGGACTTCGTATGCCGGATTATTTTCTGGATGCTGCTGGAAGTAATGCTGTTGAAACTATTGGTCATATATTAATAAAGATAGATCCTATATTAGAAAAAGAAAAACCCGATGCATTTCTAGTATTAGGAGATACCAACAGTTGCTTATGCGCGATTCCTGCAAAAAAACGTCACATTCCTATTTTTCACATGGAAGCTGGAAATCGTTGCTTTGACCAACGAGTTCCGGAAGAAACAAACCGTAAAATTGTAGATCATATTAGTGATATTAATCTTACCTATAGCAGTATTGCACGAGCGTATCTTTTAAATGAGGGATTTCCTGCAGATAGGATTATAAAAACGGGTAGTCCAATGTTTGAAGTATTACATAATTATATGCCTAAAATTAAAACATCAACCATTTTAACTGATCTCAATTTAAATGAAAAGGAATATTTTGTAGTATCTGCTCATCGCGAAGAGAATATTGCAGATATACAAAATTTTAAAAATTTGATAGTTGCATTGAATTTAATTGTTGAAAAATATAAGTTCCCAATCATAGTTTCTACACATCCTCGAACCAGAAAAGTAATTGAAAATCAAAAGATACAATTTGACCCTTTGATACGGTTAATGAAACCATTGTCATTAAGTGATTACATATCATTACAAGTTAATGCAAAAGCAGTACTTTCAGATAGTGGCACCATTTCAGAAGAGGCTTCTATACTGGGGTTTTCTGCACTTAATATCCGCGAAGCACACGAACGTCCTGAAGCAATGGAAGAAGCTGCCGTAATGATGGTAGGCTTAAATCCTGAGAGGATAATACAAGGTTTGTTCCAACTGGAAAATGATAGTAATACTGAATTTCAAAAAGTATCGGACTATAATATACCTAATGTTTCAGATAAGATAGTACGAATAATATTATCATATACAGATTATGTCAAAAGAAAGGTTTGGTTTGAATAA